The following are encoded together in the Mesoterricola sediminis genome:
- a CDS encoding aminotransferase-like domain-containing protein: MTGRLRPEPLRLTLEAGPGATLVQRVVQTVIKAILEGRLRPGTVLPGSRALATLLGVNRHTVIPALNELVDQGWLVTEPSRGTFVALELPSQARTVASARETGVGFDLPSFLLPASVPDPTTLFLADGTPDPRLAPAQELSRAYQRALRHHAPALLRGQDPLGHPILREAVAGWVGERHGLAVSPDRVLITRGSRAALAMLVATLFRKQAVVGVESPGNRAAWDIFLAAGHLTLRPLPVDAEGLDTEALAALLAQGPVRLLYLTPRRQFPTAVSLSRPRAEALLALAASHRVAILEDDYDGEFAYGDPRPESLLALDRTGQVIHLGSLSRLLTPGLRLGYLVVPAALVPLLARIKRPQDLGDAPTERAVADLIRDGELGAHLRRTRRIYEGRRDLLCGRLQEELGGQLEVAVPTGGLGLWLRAAPGVDLAAWLRRARDLGLRLHPPDQFFLGEPAPAFRMGFSQATEEELASAVTRLKAALGRSR, encoded by the coding sequence ATGACCGGCCGCCTGCGTCCCGAACCCCTCCGGCTCACCCTGGAGGCGGGGCCGGGGGCCACCCTCGTCCAGCGGGTGGTCCAGACGGTGATCAAGGCCATCCTGGAGGGGCGCCTCCGTCCCGGCACCGTCCTGCCCGGCTCCCGGGCCCTGGCCACCCTGCTGGGCGTGAACCGCCACACGGTGATCCCCGCCCTCAACGAGCTGGTGGACCAGGGATGGCTGGTCACGGAGCCCAGCCGCGGGACCTTCGTGGCCCTGGAGCTCCCCTCCCAGGCCCGGACGGTGGCTTCGGCGCGGGAGACGGGGGTGGGCTTCGACCTGCCCAGCTTCCTCCTGCCCGCCTCCGTCCCCGATCCCACCACCCTGTTCCTGGCCGATGGCACGCCGGACCCCCGCCTGGCCCCGGCCCAGGAACTTTCCCGGGCCTACCAGCGGGCGCTCCGCCACCACGCCCCCGCCCTCCTCCGGGGCCAGGACCCCCTGGGGCACCCCATCCTCCGGGAGGCGGTGGCGGGCTGGGTGGGGGAGCGCCACGGCCTGGCGGTCTCCCCCGACCGGGTCCTGATCACCCGGGGCAGCAGAGCGGCCCTGGCGATGCTCGTGGCCACCCTCTTCCGGAAGCAGGCCGTGGTGGGCGTCGAATCCCCGGGGAACCGGGCCGCCTGGGACATCTTCCTGGCGGCGGGGCACCTGACCCTCCGTCCCCTGCCCGTGGACGCCGAGGGCCTGGACACCGAAGCCCTGGCGGCCTTGCTGGCCCAGGGCCCGGTGCGCCTCCTCTACCTGACGCCCCGCCGCCAGTTCCCCACCGCGGTGAGCCTCTCCCGCCCCCGGGCCGAGGCCCTCCTCGCCCTCGCGGCCTCCCACCGGGTGGCCATCCTCGAGGACGACTACGACGGGGAATTCGCCTACGGGGATCCGCGTCCCGAGTCCCTGCTCGCCCTGGACCGGACCGGGCAGGTGATCCACCTGGGCTCCCTCTCCCGTCTCCTGACTCCGGGCCTCCGGTTGGGCTACCTGGTGGTTCCCGCCGCCCTGGTGCCCCTCCTCGCCCGGATCAAGCGCCCCCAGGACCTGGGGGACGCTCCCACCGAGCGGGCCGTGGCCGACCTCATCCGGGACGGGGAGCTGGGGGCCCACCTCCGGCGCACGCGCCGGATCTACGAAGGGCGCCGCGACCTGCTCTGCGGCCGGCTCCAGGAGGAGCTCGGCGGGCAACTGGAGGTGGCCGTCCCCACGGGCGGCCTCGGGCTCTGGCTGCGCGCCGCGCCGGGCGTGGACCTGGCGGCCTGGCTCCGCCGGGCCCGGGACCTCGGCCTGCGCTTGCACCCGCCGGACCAGTTCTTCCTGGGCGAGCCGGCGCCCGCCTTCCGCATGGGGTTCTCCCAGGCCACCGAGGAGGAACTGGCTTCGGCCGTGACACGGCTCAAGGCCGCCCTGGGCCGTTCCCGCTGA